In Phycisphaerae bacterium, the following proteins share a genomic window:
- a CDS encoding anhydro-N-acetylmuramic acid kinase, which translates to MTGSEITKLQRKTRMRVAGLMSGTSADGIDAAIIDINKDKINVLAYDTFPYPDAVRRGIFKLVESKEAGAADVSHLNFVIGEVFAEAVLKLCRKSRIDLKTIDLIGSHGQTIYHNPKRHCTLQIGEAAVIAQRTGITTVSDFRPRDMAAGGQGAPLVPFADYILFRDKKKSRAIQNIGGIANVTYLPADCQRRDIIAFDTGPGNMIIDGIVRLVTKGRKKFDQNGKIAGRGTVNKKLLSDMLRYPFFRKRPPKSTGREMFGKEYCDALYKRTMRKKLSAEDIIATATAFTAASIGLSYKRFLPAMPGELILCGGGAKNDTLIKMLREELGRVKILDSCDLGINCDAKEAISFAILAHATIKGIANNVPGATGAKEPLILGKIVPA; encoded by the coding sequence ATGACAGGAAGTGAAATTACAAAGCTGCAAAGAAAAACACGGATGCGCGTGGCGGGATTGATGTCAGGCACATCAGCCGACGGTATTGACGCTGCAATTATTGATATTAACAAGGACAAGATAAATGTCCTGGCGTATGATACGTTTCCGTATCCTGATGCGGTTCGCCGAGGTATCTTCAAACTTGTCGAATCGAAAGAGGCCGGGGCGGCGGATGTGAGTCACCTGAATTTTGTAATCGGCGAGGTATTTGCGGAGGCGGTGCTGAAGCTTTGCAGGAAAAGCAGAATAGATTTAAAGACGATTGACCTGATAGGGTCGCACGGACAAACAATTTATCATAATCCAAAGCGGCACTGCACTTTGCAGATTGGCGAGGCGGCGGTAATTGCCCAGCGGACGGGAATTACGACGGTGTCGGATTTTCGGCCAAGAGATATGGCGGCGGGCGGGCAAGGGGCACCGCTGGTACCTTTCGCAGATTATATCCTGTTTCGAGACAAGAAAAAAAGCCGAGCCATCCAGAATATCGGAGGGATTGCCAATGTGACTTATCTGCCGGCGGACTGTCAAAGGCGTGATATTATCGCCTTCGATACGGGGCCTGGGAATATGATAATCGACGGAATCGTTCGGCTGGTAACGAAGGGCAGAAAGAAATTTGACCAAAACGGCAAAATAGCCGGGCGAGGCACGGTTAATAAAAAATTGCTCAGTGATATGCTGCGGTATCCGTTTTTCAGAAAGCGGCCTCCAAAATCGACCGGACGTGAGATGTTCGGGAAAGAATATTGCGATGCCTTATACAAGCGTACGATGAGAAAAAAACTTTCCGCCGAAGATATTATAGCTACTGCGACGGCTTTTACGGCAGCGAGCATAGGTTTATCCTATAAGCGATTTCTGCCCGCGATGCCGGGTGAACTGATATTGTGCGGCGGCGGGGCCAAAAACGATACGCTGATTAAGATGTTGCGGGAGGAGCTGGGCAGGGTTAAAATCCTCGACAGTTGCGACCTTGGCATTAACTGCGATGCCAAAGAGGCAATTTCGTTTGCCATATTGGCACACGCTACAATTAAAGGGATTGCCAACAATGTCCCCGGCGCTACCGGGGCAAAGGAACCATTAATCTTAGGGAAAATAGTACCCGCATAA
- the rpmJ gene encoding 50S ribosomal protein L36 — protein sequence MKVRSSVKRICENCKVIRRKGVVRVICANPRHKQRQG from the coding sequence ATGAAAGTCAGAAGTTCTGTAAAACGTATATGTGAGAATTGTAAGGTTATTCGCCGTAAGGGCGTTGTGCGGGTGATTTGTGCCAACCCGAGACATAAACAGCGCCAGGGTTGA
- the rpsK gene encoding 30S ribosomal protein S11, producing MPTPTVKRKVKKNVARAIVYIKATFNNTLITITDPDGDTICSGSAGCVGFKGSRKSTPFAAQQAAQRCANIAMRNGVREIEIRVKGPGSGRESAISALQQAGLRIASIEDVTPLPHNGCRPPKRRRV from the coding sequence ATGCCGACACCGACTGTAAAACGAAAGGTCAAGAAGAATGTCGCCAGGGCTATAGTGTACATAAAAGCGACGTTCAACAATACGTTGATTACAATTACAGACCCCGATGGTGACACAATTTGCTCGGGTTCAGCAGGCTGTGTCGGTTTCAAGGGTTCGCGCAAAAGTACCCCTTTTGCTGCTCAGCAGGCTGCACAGCGTTGTGCCAATATCGCTATGCGTAACGGCGTGCGCGAGATTGAGATTAGGGTTAAGGGGCCTGGTTCTGGTCGCGAATCTGCAATCTCAGCCCTCCAACAGGCTGGATTGCGTATCGCCTCGATAGAAGATGTTACTCCGCTTCCGCATAATGGCTGTCGGCCGCCGAAGCGAAGACGGGTATAA
- the infA gene encoding translation initiation factor IF-1 has protein sequence MAGKGTIKLQATVIEALPNAMFTVELENGHRILAHVSGKMRMHFIRILPGDTITVEMSPYDLNRGRIVLRN, from the coding sequence ATGGCAGGAAAGGGCACAATAAAATTGCAGGCCACAGTGATTGAAGCGCTGCCGAATGCGATGTTTACAGTGGAGCTGGAAAATGGCCACAGGATTTTGGCGCATGTTTCGGGCAAGATGCGTATGCATTTTATTCGGATTTTGCCGGGTGATACTATTACAGTTGAAATGTCGCCGTATGATTTGAATAGAGGCCGAATAGTTCTGCGAAATTGA
- a CDS encoding glycoside hydrolase family 20 zincin-like fold domain-containing protein yields the protein MDGRQFAKLLIPVKKAHLGKGIFRWPARPILASPRSVDVLPLEQLSRDLKEKNIKASVDRNTLGQAAVKVNRDKKIGNDEAYRLAVTPDGIEVYAKADAGAYYALQTLRDLVSIYGKVLPACVIEDKPDFRRRGIYHDCSRGKVPKLATLKDLVERLAHWKINELELYVENVFAFKQHPDIGKGYSPFTAEEILSLQECCRAHHIKLVGSLASFGHFEKILSLPKYRDLGEMPGFRGFPGGTTLCPTDPRSIKLISELYSEFVPLFEAEDFNVCCDETLELGKGRSKERATQIGAGEVYLEFLLKIHRLCEKYGKRMNAWADMVLKYPELLKKLPREMVLLNWEYESNGENIGKTGEIAKSGMRFMVCPGTSGWLTHGSRMANSMGNVRNFTAAGRRYNAEGLLNTDWGDRGHHNFLGASLHSFAHGAAHSWNSRAVDEKRFTENFCYHVFGQKTNKMAKKLTLLGNTYSMCGKPVRNKSLLYDALVEPLLHTAPPAQSCIDMTKPAGLRRILDKLSDGKGWPEASGTTEVFEKTALRELKAAERMDCLACRRALAAKALRAGKDVNKSELMQLGKSIKEMSEEFEELWLLRNKTSRLKDNMKLFKQVERESYHLADKKKRL from the coding sequence ATGGATGGAAGACAGTTTGCGAAATTGCTGATACCTGTAAAAAAGGCCCATTTAGGAAAAGGGATTTTTAGATGGCCCGCGAGGCCGATACTTGCCAGCCCACGCAGCGTCGATGTCCTGCCCCTCGAACAACTCAGCAGAGACTTAAAAGAAAAAAATATCAAAGCCAGCGTGGACAGGAATACTCTCGGTCAAGCGGCTGTGAAGGTAAACAGGGACAAGAAAATCGGAAACGACGAGGCATACAGGCTTGCCGTAACACCTGATGGAATAGAAGTTTATGCAAAAGCAGACGCTGGAGCATACTATGCTCTACAAACACTGAGAGACCTCGTTTCAATATACGGCAAGGTGCTGCCAGCGTGCGTTATAGAAGACAAGCCGGATTTTCGCAGGCGAGGCATCTATCACGACTGCTCCCGCGGAAAAGTACCAAAACTGGCTACCCTCAAGGACCTCGTTGAGCGGCTTGCACACTGGAAGATTAATGAATTAGAGCTTTACGTGGAAAACGTTTTCGCCTTTAAACAACATCCAGATATCGGTAAAGGTTACAGCCCATTCACGGCGGAAGAGATTCTGTCTTTGCAGGAATGCTGCCGAGCGCACCATATAAAACTTGTCGGGTCATTAGCGAGTTTCGGACATTTTGAGAAGATTTTGTCGCTGCCAAAGTACAGGGACTTAGGCGAGATGCCGGGATTTCGAGGTTTTCCAGGCGGGACAACGCTTTGTCCGACCGACCCACGGTCGATTAAGCTAATCAGCGAACTTTACAGTGAATTTGTTCCGCTATTCGAGGCGGAGGATTTCAATGTCTGCTGCGATGAGACGTTGGAACTCGGCAAAGGGCGCAGCAAAGAACGTGCAACCCAAATCGGGGCCGGAGAAGTATACCTGGAATTTCTGCTAAAGATACATCGGCTGTGCGAGAAATACGGGAAACGGATGAACGCATGGGCAGACATGGTGCTGAAATATCCAGAGCTATTGAAGAAGCTGCCGCGAGAGATGGTACTTCTCAACTGGGAGTATGAAAGCAACGGGGAAAATATAGGGAAGACCGGCGAAATAGCAAAGTCAGGGATGCGGTTTATGGTTTGTCCGGGGACGAGCGGATGGCTGACGCACGGCTCGCGGATGGCTAATTCGATGGGAAACGTAAGAAATTTTACTGCTGCCGGGCGGAGATATAACGCGGAAGGCCTGCTTAATACGGACTGGGGGGACAGGGGACATCACAACTTTCTCGGAGCAAGTCTTCACAGCTTCGCACACGGCGCGGCACATTCATGGAACAGCAGAGCGGTTGACGAAAAAAGATTTACGGAGAATTTCTGTTATCACGTATTCGGCCAGAAGACAAACAAAATGGCAAAGAAGCTGACGCTGTTAGGCAATACATATAGTATGTGCGGAAAACCGGTGCGTAACAAATCTTTGCTATATGATGCGCTGGTTGAGCCGCTTCTGCACACCGCCCCCCCTGCCCAAAGCTGCATCGATATGACCAAGCCGGCAGGATTGAGGCGGATTCTGGACAAGTTGTCTGACGGCAAGGGCTGGCCTGAAGCTTCAGGAACGACGGAAGTATTTGAGAAAACAGCACTTAGAGAGCTAAAAGCGGCGGAGCGAATGGACTGCCTGGCGTGCAGGCGGGCACTGGCAGCAAAGGCGCTGCGAGCGGGTAAAGATGTTAACAAGTCAGAGTTAATGCAATTAGGCAAGTCAATAAAAGAGATGAGCGAAGAATTCGAGGAACTTTGGCTGCTGCGCAATAAAACTTCGCGATTGAAAGACAACATGAAACTATTTAAACAAGTCGAACGGGAATCGTATCATTTAGCCGATAAGAAGAAGAGATTATGA
- the rpsD gene encoding 30S ribosomal protein S4, with amino-acid sequence MGRYLGSSCKHCRREAMKLMLKGVRCETAKCPIEKKQRNLGPGMHGWRRGRPSEYGVRLREKQKVKRYYGLLDRQFMRYFHKAERVKGNTGEILLQLLERRLDNVLYKVNFAPSRKAARLLINHGHICVKGRKVNISDYIVKVGDKITVKSSEKSKKKVKGQLESNPNFTTQNWLQVNSENIEATVVALPTRDDIQIPVQEQLIVEVCSR; translated from the coding sequence ATGGGACGTTATCTTGGTTCATCTTGTAAACATTGTCGTCGTGAGGCGATGAAGCTGATGCTCAAGGGCGTCAGGTGTGAGACGGCCAAGTGCCCGATCGAAAAGAAACAGCGTAATTTGGGTCCCGGTATGCACGGCTGGCGCAGAGGCAGGCCGAGCGAATATGGTGTTCGATTGCGTGAAAAGCAAAAAGTCAAAAGGTACTACGGCCTTCTGGATCGACAGTTTATGAGGTATTTCCACAAAGCTGAGCGGGTGAAGGGTAATACCGGTGAAATTCTGCTGCAATTGCTGGAAAGGCGTTTGGATAATGTGCTTTATAAGGTGAATTTCGCGCCGTCACGAAAGGCAGCCAGACTCCTGATTAACCACGGCCATATTTGTGTAAAAGGACGGAAAGTTAATATCAGCGATTATATTGTAAAAGTCGGTGACAAGATAACAGTTAAGAGTTCCGAAAAAAGCAAAAAGAAGGTAAAGGGACAATTGGAAAGTAACCCAAACTTTACCACACAAAATTGGCTGCAAGTGAATAGTGAAAATATCGAAGCTACTGTTGTTGCACTGCCCACCAGGGATGATATTCAAATCCCGGTTCAGGAGCAGTTGATTGTAGAGGTCTGTTCGAGGTAG
- a CDS encoding DNA-directed RNA polymerase subunit alpha, whose amino-acid sequence MRVTWRGLELPTHVERDIEVSSDKYGRFFIEPFERGFGTTVGNSLRRVLLSSLEGSAVTSIKVTGADHEFTSLKGVMEDVTEIVLNVKNLIVRLNDEGPKVMKVSANKAGVVTAADIVADPAIELINKDAVLATLTEDVNFEMEMVVEKGRGYLPASERIAAADRFEQELGRILIDAVYSPVTRVRYITEDTRVGQRTNYDRLILEIWTNGTIAPEMALVEAAKIFRKHINPFVQYFGLGEETVTEQIVLEEAAAETVNEELTKKLSIPIQELELSVRVSNCLEAIKVTTVGQLVKKTEADLLNVRSFGKTSLREVKRKLADIGLSLGMTGIGD is encoded by the coding sequence ATGCGAGTGACATGGCGTGGTTTGGAATTGCCGACTCATGTTGAACGAGATATAGAGGTTTCGAGTGATAAATATGGCCGATTCTTCATCGAGCCGTTCGAACGTGGTTTTGGCACCACTGTCGGTAACAGCTTAAGACGCGTATTACTTTCTTCCCTTGAAGGCAGCGCCGTAACATCCATTAAAGTGACCGGCGCCGACCATGAATTTACCTCCTTGAAGGGCGTAATGGAAGATGTCACCGAAATAGTTTTGAATGTAAAGAATCTTATTGTTCGGCTCAATGATGAAGGTCCGAAGGTAATGAAAGTTTCGGCCAACAAAGCCGGCGTTGTAACGGCAGCCGATATAGTTGCGGACCCGGCCATAGAATTGATAAACAAAGATGCGGTGTTAGCTACTTTGACTGAGGATGTGAATTTTGAAATGGAAATGGTGGTTGAGAAGGGGCGTGGTTATTTGCCGGCTTCAGAACGAATCGCCGCCGCGGACAGATTTGAGCAGGAACTTGGCAGAATATTGATTGATGCGGTATATTCGCCGGTTACAAGAGTTCGGTACATAACTGAAGACACACGCGTCGGCCAGCGAACCAACTATGACAGGCTGATTCTGGAAATTTGGACCAATGGAACAATTGCTCCGGAGATGGCGCTGGTAGAGGCCGCCAAAATATTCCGTAAGCACATCAATCCGTTCGTGCAATATTTCGGGCTTGGAGAGGAAACCGTTACCGAGCAAATCGTTCTGGAAGAAGCAGCGGCAGAAACGGTGAATGAGGAATTAACCAAAAAACTGAGTATCCCTATTCAGGAATTGGAATTATCGGTGAGGGTTAGCAACTGTCTTGAGGCAATAAAGGTCACAACGGTCGGCCAACTGGTGAAAAAGACGGAAGCCGATTTGCTGAATGTTCGCAGCTTCGGTAAAACGAGCCTGCGGGAAGTCAAAAGAAAACTTGCGGATATCGGTTTGTCTTTGGGAATGACCGGTATTGGTGATTAA
- the murQ gene encoding N-acetylmuramic acid 6-phosphate etherase: protein MRRHKPLPTTEKSNRKSKKIDRLSTQQIIKLINSEDKLVAPAVGKERKNIAKAVDMIVERLRQGGRLFYVGAGTSGRLGVLDASECPPTFGVRPSLVQGIIAGGKRALVRAVEGAEDSENDGAKAIVKKGIGAKDVVIGIAACGITPFVRGALRQAAKIKTGTIFITCSKTTGRDVPAQIVINPIVGPEVICGSTRMKAGTATKLVLNSLTTAAMIKMGKVYGNLMVDLNATNQKLQDRSVRIVSQLTGLSRTKAQKLLEQAKGKVKPAVVMHFRNVDSRRADIILQESRQSLRKAIRENK, encoded by the coding sequence ATGAGAAGACACAAACCGCTTCCAACTACCGAAAAGAGTAACCGCAAAAGTAAAAAGATAGACCGGCTGTCAACGCAGCAGATAATAAAGCTGATTAATTCCGAGGACAAGCTTGTTGCACCCGCGGTCGGCAAAGAGCGCAAAAATATCGCCAAGGCGGTCGATATGATAGTAGAGCGCCTTCGACAAGGAGGACGATTATTCTACGTTGGGGCCGGGACGAGCGGCCGGCTGGGCGTGCTTGATGCATCGGAATGTCCGCCGACTTTCGGCGTTCGACCTTCTTTAGTGCAGGGGATTATAGCCGGCGGCAAACGTGCGCTGGTAAGGGCTGTAGAGGGAGCTGAAGACAGCGAAAATGACGGAGCAAAGGCAATAGTAAAAAAGGGGATTGGGGCAAAGGACGTGGTTATCGGAATTGCCGCCTGCGGTATAACCCCTTTCGTTCGCGGCGCTTTAAGGCAGGCAGCGAAAATAAAAACAGGCACTATCTTTATCACCTGTTCCAAGACAACAGGCAGAGACGTCCCCGCACAAATAGTCATAAACCCGATTGTAGGGCCGGAAGTCATTTGCGGTTCAACACGGATGAAGGCTGGCACGGCAACGAAACTTGTTCTCAATAGTCTAACCACGGCAGCAATGATTAAAATGGGCAAGGTCTACGGGAACCTGATGGTTGACCTCAACGCAACAAACCAAAAGCTGCAAGACAGGTCCGTAAGAATTGTTTCACAATTGACCGGCCTTTCACGAACAAAGGCTCAGAAATTACTCGAGCAGGCAAAAGGGAAAGTCAAGCCTGCGGTCGTAATGCACTTTCGCAATGTGGATTCCCGCCGGGCAGATATTATCCTTCAGGAAAGCAGACAATCATTGAGAAAAGCCATAAGGGAAAATAAATGA
- a CDS encoding sodium/solute symporter (Members of the Solute:Sodium Symporter (SSS), TC 2.A.21 as described in tcdb.org, catalyze solute:Na+ symport. Known solutes for members of the family include sugars, amino acids, nucleosides, inositols, vitamins, urea or anions, depending on the system.) — MIHFSLAQNIAAAIGQTDLIIVGSAILLLFVISYIFGREEKDINDYFLGSRKIPSIVACLSFVATEVSALTIVGVPATAFSENWEYLQFFIGSAAARIAVAFLFIPVFYKYNCTSIYEFLRHRFGPETQYAGSIFFFITRLISSGIRLYAACMGVGIIMGWSLAQTILVFTAVSIIFIAFGGIKAVVWAGAYQAIVFFAAGAAILTYLSLHINGGLSAAWQTAGEAGRLSIFNFKFDLNNPTTFWAGSINAFFIGLAVFGTDQELMQRLLTVRTRKTSQKTIIMTILAALPILCIYLGIGTLLYVFYQQNPDIIQPGRTKEVLSHFVTNSLPAGLKGLMLSAIILASIDSPLSSLASSFVTDIYRPLIKKTATEKHYLMISRAGVVAFGVILATIAFSCESVENILWFAFEIFSLTGGATLGVFILGVLTRRRANLSNVIAMIISTLSVTALLLMSHKGYIKLAWSWLIVIGTIITLILNCLFSCIKTKERPQ; from the coding sequence ATGATTCATTTCAGTTTAGCGCAAAATATCGCGGCAGCTATAGGTCAAACTGATTTAATCATCGTTGGGTCGGCGATTTTACTTCTCTTTGTCATTTCATATATCTTCGGGCGCGAAGAAAAAGATATAAACGACTACTTTCTCGGCAGCAGAAAGATTCCTTCGATTGTCGCGTGCCTGTCTTTCGTAGCAACTGAAGTTAGCGCGCTTACAATCGTCGGCGTGCCGGCAACGGCATTCAGCGAGAACTGGGAGTACCTGCAGTTTTTTATCGGCTCGGCTGCTGCACGCATAGCGGTGGCGTTTCTGTTCATACCGGTATTTTATAAATACAACTGCACGAGCATATATGAATTTTTAAGGCACCGCTTCGGGCCGGAGACACAATATGCGGGTTCGATTTTCTTTTTTATTACGCGGTTAATATCGTCAGGCATCAGGTTGTATGCCGCGTGCATGGGGGTCGGGATTATTATGGGCTGGAGTCTGGCACAAACAATTCTGGTATTTACGGCGGTAAGTATCATATTCATCGCATTCGGGGGCATAAAAGCGGTGGTTTGGGCAGGCGCATATCAGGCGATAGTATTCTTCGCTGCGGGCGCTGCGATACTGACTTATCTTTCGCTGCACATAAATGGCGGATTGTCCGCCGCATGGCAAACCGCAGGCGAAGCGGGACGACTCAGTATTTTTAATTTTAAATTCGACCTTAATAATCCCACGACCTTTTGGGCGGGCAGCATCAACGCTTTTTTCATCGGCTTAGCTGTCTTCGGCACCGACCAAGAATTGATGCAAAGGTTACTTACGGTCAGGACCAGAAAGACAAGCCAGAAGACAATTATTATGACTATATTGGCGGCGCTTCCGATTTTGTGCATATATCTGGGGATCGGCACTTTACTTTACGTATTCTACCAACAGAACCCTGACATCATTCAGCCGGGCAGGACCAAAGAAGTCCTTTCGCACTTTGTGACAAATTCTCTGCCGGCCGGCTTAAAAGGATTGATGCTTTCAGCAATTATATTAGCCAGCATTGACTCTCCGTTAAGTTCGCTTGCCTCGTCTTTTGTGACGGATATTTACCGCCCGCTCATCAAAAAAACCGCGACGGAAAAACACTATTTAATGATTTCGAGGGCGGGAGTGGTTGCTTTCGGCGTCATCCTGGCAACTATTGCCTTTTCGTGCGAATCGGTGGAAAACATATTGTGGTTCGCATTCGAGATATTTTCCCTGACTGGAGGCGCAACTCTCGGCGTTTTCATTCTCGGCGTGCTGACACGACGAAGGGCCAACCTCAGCAACGTAATCGCAATGATTATCAGCACGTTATCTGTGACGGCCCTGCTGCTAATGTCTCATAAAGGATATATTAAACTGGCGTGGAGCTGGCTGATAGTCATCGGCACAATAATAACGCTGATTTTGAACTGCCTGTTTAGCTGTATTAAGACAAAAGAGCGGCCGCAATAA
- the rpsM gene encoding 30S ribosomal protein S13: protein MPRIVGIDIPSDKSILISLTYVHGIGRHTSEMILKEAKIEKDVKASKLSEDELSRITQIIDHNYTVGGQLRRQVSQNIARLRDIGCYRGIRHRKGLPVRGQHTQSNARTRKGPRKTVAGKKGVKEQRT, encoded by the coding sequence ATGCCCCGAATAGTAGGTATTGATATTCCTAGTGACAAATCCATCTTGATTTCGTTGACGTATGTTCATGGTATAGGCCGCCATACTTCAGAAATGATTTTGAAGGAGGCCAAGATTGAAAAAGACGTCAAGGCCAGCAAACTCAGTGAAGATGAGCTTAGCAGGATAACTCAGATTATTGACCATAATTATACCGTGGGAGGCCAGCTTCGCAGGCAGGTCTCTCAAAATATCGCTCGTTTGCGAGATATAGGCTGTTATAGAGGCATACGACACAGAAAAGGTTTGCCTGTTCGGGGCCAGCACACTCAGAGTAATGCGCGAACCCGTAAAGGGCCGAGAAAGACGGTTGCAGGTAAGAAAGGCGTGAAGGAGCAGCGTACATAG
- the rplQ gene encoding 50S ribosomal protein L17 — protein sequence MRHRIAGRQLNRTAEHRLAMRRNLVASLIQHETISTTPEKAKEVKSFAEKMITLAKKGTLAARRRAIMLLGNRDIVADEDGEAVKKGTVIGKLFSELGPRYLDRPGGYTRIIRLSQRRLGDNGRLVLLQFVGADEGTKKQTKAAAKKASRKKTKKEKAEGTAEVKNEADKSDKQQ from the coding sequence ATGCGTCATAGAATAGCAGGGCGTCAGTTAAATCGAACAGCCGAGCACCGTTTGGCTATGCGCCGGAATCTGGTCGCTTCACTCATCCAGCACGAAACGATTTCAACGACTCCCGAAAAGGCCAAGGAGGTAAAATCCTTTGCCGAAAAGATGATTACATTGGCCAAAAAAGGTACGTTGGCTGCCAGACGTCGAGCTATTATGCTGCTTGGCAATCGTGATATTGTAGCTGATGAAGATGGTGAAGCTGTCAAAAAGGGCACGGTAATCGGGAAATTGTTCAGTGAGCTTGGCCCCAGATATCTTGACAGGCCGGGCGGTTATACAAGAATTATCCGTCTGTCTCAGAGAAGATTGGGCGATAACGGCCGGCTCGTCCTGCTGCAGTTCGTAGGTGCTGACGAGGGCACAAAAAAACAAACCAAAGCTGCTGCCAAAAAAGCTTCTCGAAAAAAGACTAAAAAAGAGAAGGCCGAAGGTACCGCCGAGGTTAAAAACGAAGCGGACAAATCTGATAAACAGCAGTAA
- a CDS encoding HIT family protein, with product MSVNGCVFCKMVAGQIPVTKIYEDDVVLSFLDIGPISDGHALVIPKQHFEKLHQCPPEILSRVASQLGKIAAAVAGAMNSDGYNVLCNNGRTAGQLVDHLHFHIIPRNSGDGVFNRWPAYEYEEGKIEQIAAKIRENL from the coding sequence ATGAGCGTAAATGGTTGTGTATTTTGTAAAATGGTGGCTGGACAGATTCCGGTTACGAAAATTTACGAAGACGACGTTGTTCTTTCTTTTTTGGATATCGGCCCAATAAGCGACGGTCATGCATTGGTGATTCCCAAGCAGCACTTTGAAAAATTGCATCAGTGCCCTCCTGAAATTTTAAGCCGGGTTGCTTCACAGCTTGGCAAAATCGCCGCGGCCGTAGCGGGTGCGATGAATTCTGACGGCTATAATGTGTTGTGCAATAACGGAAGGACGGCTGGCCAGCTTGTTGACCATTTGCACTTTCACATAATTCCTCGTAACTCCGGCGATGGCGTTTTTAACCGCTGGCCGGCCTATGAATACGAAGAAGGAAAAATCGAGCAAATCGCCGCTAAAATCCGTGAAAATTTATAA